Sequence from the Canis lupus baileyi chromosome 24, mCanLup2.hap1, whole genome shotgun sequence genome:
GTACATGAACTCTCCCTTCTGATTCCCTCAGTTAGCTTGCGCAATTCTGGTATCAGAACCATAGAAGTTCAACATCGTTGTCACCAGCTCTGGAAGATCAAAATCGTGTTTCCACCCCCAGTCCTTCCGAGCATTGCTGTCATCAAAGTTCATCGGCCAACTATCCGCtaggaaaagacatggaagagaaGCTTAAGTTACTCAGGCTCTATATTTGCAAAAACGGTCtagaacattttatataaaggTCTATCATACAAGGTACCACAAAAGAGATTCACTCTTTGAAATTCCTCCTTTGAGCAGACCAGAGTGGCCATTATGCTCATACACAGCCATCCTCTTAGATTAGAAGATTCCATTACATGTCCAGTGTCAGGCACTGTGAATTGGGACACACTATTAAAATCTCACACAAAGCTGTAGGGTAGGAATCTTCTACTCCAACCCTGCTCAGGGTTTTCAGGGAGTTTGCAATGATGTACCAACCTATGGCCTGGCGAACAGAATCCACGTTGTATGTAATCTGGAATTCTGGTATGTGCTTAAGAACCTCCTGGGCCAGGTCCTCTGGGGTGAAGCTCATGGCATTGACATTGTAGGTCCTCATGGAGAGGGACTCTGCTGGGGCCTCCATGACCTCCAGGGTGGCTCTGAGACAGTCATCAATATACATCATTGGGAGCCTTGTGCTGGGTTTCAGGTTGCACTCAAATTTGCCACTCTTTATGGCATCATGGAAGATCTGGACCGCATAGTCTGAAAGAGAATCCTGTCTGTAGGTCTTCTCACAACAAAATGATGAATGAGCCTTTTGCATTagggcagtgtttctcaaatgcCTTAGTCTTAGAACCTCTTTATGATCCTCAACAACACAGAGGACCCCCAAGGAGGTCTTACAGTGTGGGTCCTATCAATATCTACTACATCagaaatttttttataaactttttttttaagattttatttatttatctattcatgagaaataaacgagagacagagaggtagagacacaggcagagagggagaagcagactccatgcagggagcctaatgtgggattcaatcccgggtctccaggatcatgccctgggccaaaggcggcactaaactgctgagctacccaggctgccctactacATCAGAAATTAactgagcattaaaaaaatattcctacatcttaaaatgataataaacccAATAACATATTCATATGTATGATATTATACAAGAACATAtattccaaacaaaagaacattTAGTGAAAAGAATCAGGCGTGTTTTACATTTTGACAATCTCTCCACTGCCTGGCTTAGTAGCAGACAGCTGGGGTCTCCTGTGCATTTAGGCCACTGTGCTGCCATACCTCACACAGCCTCTGAAAAACTCCACAGGGCACTCATAAGGGTGAgtggaaaaaaggcaaataacatcttAATACTGACATGAAAAAAGCTTTGACTTCTTGGACTCCTTGAAAAAGACCAAGGATCCTGAGAGATTCCCAGTGCAAACCTGGAGAAGCACTGTATTAAGgcaaaggctttttaaaaagtaacccaAATGAAAATCTCCTTTAAAATCCTTTGGATTTTATCAGGCTTagcttttataatgttttattttattttatttttaagattttatttatttattcatgacagaaagagagaggggggcagagggagaggtagagaagcaggctccatgcagggagactgacgtaggactcgatcccgggtctccaggatcacactccgggccgaaggcagcaccaaactgctgggccactggggctgcctaaGGCTTAGTTTTTATATTGTACCTCAGGACCCCTCACATGGGGAGGATTTCTAATACAGGAGTTACCAAACATAATGCATGATTGAGTCCAAACTCATAATAGTAACAATACTTACGTTCCTTTTAAGATATGCAATGCATACATATAGTCCATTTTCGTGGAGCTTTCTGCATTAAGAAATAAAGGCTGGATTCAAAGAAAGAGGCTATTTCCTATTTGGTGTCTTCCTACATCGCAGATGACAAATTTGTTCTTGAATATGATCTGATTTCAGCACTGTGGATGGCCAATCCTGAGCTGCATTTGGAACACCAGCATGAGCTGCCCTTAACAAGTTAAAGTCAACAGGATTCCATGAGCTTCTCAGATGCACTAGCCAGAGGGGATGTAGAAAGTCAGCACGCAGCTAAAAAGACGGCCAGTCCCTTGCCACTCTTCGGGGCACCTAGAAAGCCCATCTAATGAGCAGAAGCAGAAAACAGCACTTACCAGTTGTTCCTCCTCCAGGCTGGGAATCAGCTGAAATGATTCCAGGATATCTCAGGCATCGGAAATCTAACCCATACCGGTAATGATAATACTACGAAAAAGACAAAAGCTACTTTAAAACAAATCCTTAAATCAGATAGAGCAATGCAATGAAAAAACAGCTCTTTGGGGCCttagggatggggtgggagaacGTGTGGAGTATATTTCCATGCAGTTCTATTAAAATACTGCTAAAAAAAATGAGACTGTAGAATTTCTAATAGCCACTcactttctttaataaataacccttaagtttttatctttaaaaaaaattgtcactcTGGTGACATTTCAACACGGTCAATAATCAGCCTCCACTGATTTCCAACCTTCCTCTGGAAGAGTCACTGCTGCGGTTCGGAACAGCCCTCCGGGAGCATGTTCCCACAGTGTGGCATTGGACAGTGCGCAGAGGACTTTGAGAGAGGAGGGCAAGGCCAGCTACATCGGCTAAGGGAGCAGACACCAGCTCACATTTGCCGTGGAGTTATAAAGACGAAgagtatttaagaaaataaaaccagggcagcccgggtggcttagcggtttagcgcctgccttcggcccagggcgtgatcctggagacccgggatcgagtctcacatcaggctccctgcatggagcctgcttctccctctgtctgtgtctctgcctctctctgtgtctctcatgaataaataaatagaattatataaataaataaataaaaccaaaagtcaTTTGACGTTCTCCATAacacaaagttttaaaatcacCTCCCCTAACTGCCAATCCTGGGAGCCGGAAAGAATGGAGCAGTACACATTTGCAGGCAGCAAATGAAGAAGGGGGTGCCATCGTGGGGCCTCTGGGAAGCACGGAGTGCTAGCACATGGCCAAAGGCCAAGGAGTCCTTCTGGAGCTATCAGTACCCTGCCACTTGGCAAAAACAGGACTCGGTAGGAGCAGTTCTGGGGGCTAGGCCAGATCCCCCCAAAGACGAATCAGCAAGCATATGAggcaaaaagaatagaaaaggcaATGCTGAGTCATCTTGCCAAACAGCGCTTACTTCTCCCATGAGCTCCGCGTGGACTTTGGACACCCCATAGATAGTCCTGGGCCTCTGAACACAGAGATCAGGAGTTGGATTCCGGGGAGAAGTAGGTCCGAAAGCTCCGATCGTGCTAGGCACAAACAACTGCAGATTGTGCTCTGCTGCGACGTCCAGGACGTTATGCAATCCTGAAACGAATGGACACACCACCGTCTGAAAAATCTCTtaccaaagaactgaaaaaaagcCTGGCAAACCAACCATTTGGGGCAAGACCCAGAAACTTACCGGTGATATTTACGGCTCTGGCCAAGGATACGTTTGCTTCCCCAACGGCACTGAGCAAAGCGCTATAATGAAACAACCAGGTGATGCGGTTGTTTACCACGATCTCCCGAAGATTCTTGTAATCCAGAATGTCGGAATAAATAAATGGGCCTACCAGGAACACAGCAAAACCACAGAAGTGCGAGTTTGGGATTTAAAAAGCTAAGTGGCCCTTCACCCCTTCCCCTGTTGACTCGTGAATTCCACTAGGACCGCTTGGTGACTAAGGCACTTGGACACTCTGCAGCATTTTGCTTATGGAAGAAAAAACCCCAACCACCCCCAGGTAATAATAGCTAGTGCTTACACAGGACTTACActtgccaggcactgtcctaaggGCTTTCTGTATATTTAGCTCTCATACAATCTTTGAGAGATATATTTTACTGGGAAGGAAACGGAGGCACAGAGAAATCAGCAGTAGCCAGGGTCAAATAGAGAATAAGTAGAAGAATTGGGCTCCCAACCAGTCAGCTGGCTCCAGAGTTGATGCGGTTAATAACCACCCCTACATTTCACTCTGATGAAAagtgacatattttaaaaaggatatagaagtggattttttttttttaagatttaatttgttcatgagagatagagagagagaggcagagacataggcaggctcctcgaggggagcccgatgtgggagtcaatcccggTACTCTGGGACAtgccctcagccgaaggcagaggcccaaccactgagccacccaggcgccccagaggtggatttttaaaagaacatagaGCTTGGTATAGGTATAGAAGGACCACAAGCCTGAGCTAGGCAGAGCAGGTTTTGTTCAGTGGCACCCACTTAACAGCAAAGTACCAGCAAGCTGAAGGCTGACATGGAACCAGGAAGGACCAGGAGactttctaaaaatgtttgtAAGGTAGGAGAAAACTTGAGGAGTCtgaagtgtttgtgtgtgtgtacagcagTTTAAGAGGAAGTCTATGTTGGGGcgcccggtggctcagtcggttcagcactggactcttgatttcacctcaggtcatgatctggggtcgtgggattgagtcctgtgtcaggtctgtgctcagcatgcaaagcctacttgggattctcactctccccctctaaaatagtaaattttttaaaaaagattttatttatttattcctgagagacacagggagagaggcagagacctaggcagagggagaagcaggctccctgcggggagcccaatgtgggtctcgatcccaggaccctgggatcatgcccggagatgaaggcagacactcaaccactgagtcacccaggtggccctttTTAAAGAGCAAGTCTGTGTTGAAATAGGAGGATTAATTGctccaaatttttaaagtttcttttcctCATTACAGAACTTGATTTTGGTGTTCCCTCTGAGCAGAGAAGTTAACTAAAACCTCAAAAAGTTGGGAATCAAagtttttattcagaaaatactATTCCAAATAAGATCCAAAGATGTTATTCCCAACTTCACTTCGAGTTCAGAAGAGCGCTCCTGTTCTTGTAACACCTGAACAAGCAGCAGCATTACTGTAGACACTTCACAGAACTATGAGGgaccaaaatagatttttttttttttgaagagagagagtgggagagcagggggggagggaggaggggggggagagagagagagagagagagagagagagaatcccaagcaggctccacac
This genomic interval carries:
- the LOC140615928 gene encoding L-threonine 3-dehydrogenase, mitochondrial is translated as MPLARMLRQVAGQMLGSPACGCWMPAPPLRFLGTSPRQIPADASFHSASFSGTDQPRVLITGGLGQLGVGLANFLRKRFGKDSVILSDIRKPPDHIFHSGPFIYSDILDYKNLREIVVNNRITWLFHYSALLSAVGEANVSLARAVNITGLHNVLDVAAEHNLQLFVPSTIGAFGPTSPRNPTPDLCVQRPRTIYGVSKVHAELMGEYYHYRYGLDFRCLRYPGIISADSQPGGGTTDYAVQIFHDAIKSGKFECNLKPSTRLPMMYIDDCLRATLEVMEAPAESLSMRTYNVNAMSFTPEDLAQEVLKHIPEFQITYNVDSVRQAIADSWPMNFDDSNARKDWGWKHDFDLPELVTTMLNFYGSDTRIAQAN